DNA from Gambusia affinis linkage group LG06, SWU_Gaff_1.0, whole genome shotgun sequence:
ATACTGTGGTGTTCCCTGAACCAGGCTGTCAacaaacaggggaaaaaaaaaaaaaaaactatagatGGTGTGCAATTAACAAAGgagcaaataaaacagaatgttTTACAGAATCAAACACCATAAAAGCGTGTCAGGATACAAATATTCAGTTCTAAACTCAACAATCTATTAGCATACTTTGATCCTTCAGCATTCTGCAATATTTACTTGCACCCCAAGTTTcgaaaaagaaactcaaacattCTTACATGCATTCTTGTACAGTCACTCATTTTCCATACACACGGAGCAGAATTACAAATGAAGCTTTGGTTGAATGCTACTGGGACATTTCCCCCATTTGAATTAGCTGTAAAGTGCATACAATAGACACGTCAGGTCTTGCTGATTAAGGCTACTGAATCAAACATACTGCTTGTGGCACAGAGGATGGAGAAGTCTTTTAAGGCACAGGCATCATTGATTATCGCTAAAAGataagccatttttttttaattaccacTGATTTGCAGTGAGCCAAAGTATGTGCTGGTAAGGTCAAGACCTGCAGAGGAGGTAATTCTCTTGGAAGACCACTTACAAAGGTCTAATAGGCTAAGCCATATTTCtgagtataaaaataaagtctgatAACATTCGAATTCTAAAATCATCTTAGCATGTGTAGTTTGTAAAAGATAAGTTACATTTCTACAAGTGTTATTAAGTTGTCTTGTTCTGAAGAGTTTCAAAAATAGTCAGGAAATAGAAAGGCTACGTAAGTGTCACAGTTCTTTCTCTGTAGATTGTGTTGTCCGATTTTATCTTTAGTCAGACAGGGACAAACGCTCAAACACAGTCAGCCTCTTGGTGGCCGACCCGTCGAAAGTTGGAGATTCAGTCccactggagctgctgctgctgtagctgtCCTCCAAGGAGTCCTCGGAGGAGAAACGCTGCAGTCCAGTGGGCCTGGTGAAGCCCCCGGTGCTGCCAACACCAGGATACAGCAAGCCACCATCCTGGTCCACTATGTTGGGGAAGGCTCTAGATTTATTGTTGGAATAGTTATTTCCGTGGTTGCACACGCAGCGCGCAGGCTTTGGCTCCAGGATGAGAGGAATGTCTCCGGTGCTGGTGCGGGTCTGGTGGCTGCCAAACTGGAATGCTGATGTCTCCCTTTGCATAGAGTCTCCAAACACGGGGGAGAGGAGATCtgcaggaggaggggaaactGACGGAGCACGGGTGAATCCCAGGTTGGGATCATTGAAGAGTGAAGAGAATGACGGAGGAGAGGAACTGCGGGATGGACCCATGAAGCCAGCAAAGCTGACACTCTGGCGTAGCTGGTGACGTGGGTTGTGGCTGCCAGATGCAGAGTGattttgctgctgctggaatTTGGCAGACGGTAAAGGACCACCACTGATTTTCTCCTCATGGATGAAGTGGCAACGTGAGCCATACGGACAGTACCCAAAGTTGTAGAAGGTTCTGCAGGGCTCGGTTTTATACTTTGGGTGGCGGTACATTCCCCTCAGTTCGGCTTCACCATGAGCAAACTGACACTTGCTGCCATACTTGCAAGTGCCGCTCTCCTGGTAGCCACGACACAACTCAGTCTTGTAACGGTTAGAGGAAAGCATTGGTGGCACCTGGGCTTGGAGGTTGGATGAGGGAGGAAACCCTGGTGGGGGGGCCACTGTAGTAGCAGGGCTTTGGGGGAAAGGCTCCAGGCCTTTCAGGTGTCCGATTGAGGGAAGCAGGGAGCTGCTGGGCTCGGTCAGACTCATGGAGCGGTCAGGCCGGAAAGAtagctgttttttgttggaAACCAGTGCCTGACTCCAGATGTTCGATGACCAGATAGAGCTGCCATTGTCATCATCGTTAACATGCTCCGAGCTCGAGCTTAGGCATGAGGAAGCAGGAtgggaggagggagagaagaaTGAGGCCGATCGGTTCAGTCGGTTTTGCCCTGGGTTCTTAAGCTGTACGAAGAGCGGGTCTTCATTCAGGGCCAAGTTTGGAAAGTTCTGTAATAGATAATTTAAACAGTTACCACAAAGCATACAGACAATCTGTGAGGCAAtacaaaatgtgtcaaatgagtaaaaaaaaaaaaaaaaacacttataGATGTACTTTTTAAACTCCATAAagtttaccaaaaaataaataaaaagtaaaaaaaactcacaaaaattgtatttttactcaCTTTTGCCAAAATGTCGTCAAGCATATCGGACATGCTGTATCCCTTTGACTGCAGCAACAGGACTGAGCTCTGCTCCTTGGTTCAGTATTAACTGCCTGCGTGTAGACTTGTGTTAACCCTGGTCTTTCTTTGCTCCTATATTGAGTGAGAtgctcctccctctctctgggAGGGGTTTCCACAGGCCATGTTCCCGGATGATCCTCTTTCTGACAACCCTTTCTCCTCCCCgtccagaaaaacagaaaaaaaaacaaaaaaacaaaaaaaaaaaaagagagagaaaagacagaggAGTACTGAGTATTTTTAGCCAGCtgtgtgaaatgtttcagtttcgTAGGCATGTGAAGCCGAAGTGGCTTATTTACATAGCTCTCGAAGATACTCTGCTTTAGGGCACAGAGCAAACCAAATGTGCTTATTCTCTCACGCACAAAGTTCCTGAAGGAAGATAAATCCCTCCCAACTCTGTGAGACATTTAGAAATCTGAAGCATTCAAGCTTCAAGAAAATGCCAAAACAATTGAGATTGAGTCTTTCTGCATACATAAACCTAATTATATGTTTACAGTATTTGACCTCTTTCTAGTGACTAATACTACACTGTCGGGAAGTGTGGTAAATGATCACACAATGTATAGTTTCTAAGAGTTGTCTCATAGAGAGCAGAATGTATTACTGTACATTTGCGTTTACCAGAACATGCCCCCTCCACTGTCTTCTGGTTTCGGCGATGATTACATTAGAGCCGCAAATAAAGgtacagaccaaaaaaaaaacaaaaaaaaaaaacaaaaaaaaaaaaccagagagTAAAATCTAATCAGAGAATTTTTGAACACTGGTGGCTAgggatatttacattttaaaccaatTAGTGCTGttgtaagcttttttttttattactgggTTTGTTACATAAAGtaaatgacttagttttagaatcaaattaaacacaataaaaaaataacatattaatCAATTTTTCTCCAGCGTTCTTGAGAAACCGACAAAAATCCTTTTGTTGACATAAGAGACCTTCAGTCGTTTACACAGAAAATGTCTCACGTTGAAGCTCATGTTCCAGAGTGGAAACATGTCAGTCTTTGGGTTTATATGTGACAAAACAGTTAATGTATTTACCACAAACAATAtgctttcagatgttttttaaaatgtcagttttactctACTTTGCGCAGTAaagctaaaattattttcacccctttattttttactctagGATTAATTTTGTGTCTCTTAGGAAATGAGAGAGAGATCTCTCtcaaaaaataagacaatttaaaaggtgaatcaggatttttttttttttaggaaaaaaaaggtttttgtctATGCTTCATTGAGTATTAGTAGGTCATTTCAATTCATATACCTCTCAAATAtcaatggaaaataaacaaatctttgCATGCCTCCACTGACTGTCATGTTCAAGGCTTAGTTCTGGTTGAttccagataaataaaatggctTCAAGTTAGAAGAAACATGctactaaaattaaaataccaCTTCAAGCCAAAATTTAACAAGAGGGTGAATAATTTTAGGCTGTACACTACATTTATCTGATGCtgacataaaatgttgtttgcACTTTTACACAACTGTTATGAATACACATACacattgtcactttttttttaaagtctcccAAAGTTATTTATCAGgtaattcttaaataaaatggaaatccCAGGCTGACAGTTTTGTCATTAGTTCTGCTACAGTACTGGAGTCATCAAGGTCACAACTACAGCTGTGACAGGgcacataaaatctaaatagaTCACATACAATAACTTTAAATGCAGCTGTCAGTTTCCTTCAATTTTACTAATTTCATATCagataattaaaacatgttttttttctctctctgcactgCTGCTGCTCTTGCATGTGTCACCCACTTGCATGAGTCATCCTGAATCCTGGCAGTGACGGCACGTAAATTCGAAGCGATGTTGTGTAAGTGTGTAAGTCACCGATAATGGTAAAATGGTAGAAACATTGTCAGTGTGATAATGCAGCCAGATGAATGTACGTATCTTATTAGTGAAACCAGTTTTTACTCTACTTTTTATCTTTAACGCCTATCCGTGTTGTAGTTATTGTCAGATGCCATCAAAGTGACCCCCGGTTTGACAAGAAGTGAGGAATTATGGGATAGAAGTTTAGCTAACAGCTACTTAAATAGAGaaccaaaagaaacaattttcatataactggaaaaaaataacctgggagcaaatgtatttttatacaacATAATGTTTGTATGATGTCCTGTTTATGGGTTTGATAACAAACTGAGTTAGTACCAAAGTTTGTACTGAACCCTGATTTTCTGCGTCTTTGAACTCCCAGGGTCTAATCACAGCACTTTGTTCAAACACAACTATTTTGTTATATCTTAATTTTTTCAACTGATCAACAGTTTATGGGCTAGTAACTgaatggaaaattaaataaatgaaacgaCCTCACATGCTCTTTACCTTAACATGATGATGCACTGACATCATGGCCGCGACCAGACTAGCTTCTCATGTTCAGCTAATAATATCTTCGGCCAGatataaataatgttgtttATTATAAGCTTGACGGATTATATGAGCCTGTCAACAGTGTGTGGAAAAATCTGACCCCTTCTTCAGAAACATTCCCCCCTCACCAGGCCAGGAAATTGGCAGGGATACTTAGGAAGCAAAATTACATTCATATGTGTGTACGTGTGTTTACATGTTGGTGTGGTTACTTTGATCTGCTTGGTTTTGCTACGTCTTTTGGTGCAGTTGCAGGGAGTAGCTCTAAAATAGGGAGTGGCACTCACATAGCCTACGAGGAGCAATGTAAGCTTAAGAGAGTCTTCTTGGTGACGGTGACTTGCAAGTTGCTCAGTGtgaggtttttctttccttggTGACTAAGTGACTGGCCTCTCAATTTCCAAGTTTTCCACAGGCCTTTTTCTTGGATGAAAAAGCCCTGAGAGCTACATGTAAATTATGTAGATCTCAGTTTCTACACAACAAAGTCTTGTAACAGGTCAGGGCATGATGACAGGCGTGAGCTGGTCTGTAAAAGAGTGCAATTGGAGAAATGACATACAATGCAATCCTGTTACTTAtctgtgattgttttttattcattttatttttattattctcagCCAGaagcttaatatttatttagatcCAACactaaactttaaaactttaaaatacgaaagtattttttttctattactttCTTTTCCGCTGTTGAtcgaatgaaacaaaaataatgcaggttttgaaagtaaaactgaaaataaatgtacatatcTATTTACCCTCAAACATAAaggaataagaaaaaatatcGCCATCTGATGTCTAGACTTCCTAATAGGGTCTCAAAAAGTACCCAAGTTTCATGGACATTTATCAGTGTACTCTGACTGTGCACATTGATAAAACAAGATGGGTGAATCATTAACCAAAAGGCCTTTGTTCAGCCTTGTTGATCACGTAGTACCTGCTCTTACACAGAATTGACTCAAGTGCCTAAAAATCTGTGGTTAAAAATATACCAGACACGTCCAACACTATTTGAACGTATCTCTGGTTAGATCATCCCAAAACGCTTACAAAGCAAAGTCCAGGTAGCCAGATTACATATCCTGTTATTTAAACTTTGGCCTAGGTCTGAGCTCTTTTCACTTCTGGTAAGTGgtgcaacacatttttcatttaccagcagcagctgatatATTATACAGAAAGCTTTGATACCATCTCCCACATCTTATTACTGCCATTTGTTTTCGGACCCAGCAATGGGAAgtggaaaaatgttaaaaggtaGCTACTTCTGCTtaaatgcttgaaaaaaaaacaacccaaaaaaccTGCAGTTCTATGCATGGCAGATTGATCAGATTGATCTTGCATTCATACGTGCGCATGTGTGTtattatgaaaacaataaatcaaactgcGTATATATTGtacatccaaataaataaataaattatgatacTGTGAGACTAAGGATTTTATCCTAGTAAATTGATTTCAAATGATTCTACATGGCCTAGACAATCACAACAGACTATTTGCTTTCCTTTTGTATTGAACATATGATGTGATGACTTTGGAATTTATTCTATTTCAAGTTTGATAACATAACATTCATGTCAAAAGATTTATGTAATCTGTAAAATTTCCATGTGGAAAGAATATTTCctagttaattaaaaataaagaaaacgtAGCTCCTGAACATGCATAATATTCAACAATTAAACTGCCCTGAATGTTGGTGTCATTGTTGTAATTAAAGAGCCTTATTCTCTATGACATACCTACTTCTtggctgaatgaaaacaaaatctaaatctgctgGAGTCGTAGATAACTTTAACTGTTAGCATGTCACATCTCAAATCCAATTAGAAAGATAGAATTTGTgacaaatctaaaattaaactcTGAACTACATTGGAATATTTTCATCCTGAGACTTTTGTACAAACCCTTAAGTGCACCTGTATGAGGGGAACTCTGGGAAACTTTTTAAGACTCTGACTCATTACTAGGTCCAAACTGCCAAGTCACCATCACAAGGCTCTCGATGACAGGCAGGTTTAGTCAACATTGAAGAAGACACTCAACAGCCCTGGAGGTTTCCTTTCTTGCCTAAACAAAATTTATGCTGCTGCTCATTTTACTGAGCTATAgttcaaacattgtttttgtttttttgttgttgtcgtaTTTATGCTATCACATACTTACAATCCACATCAAGTTATGCAGTTTTTACACTCACTGACAGTGTTAAAGTCGACCTTTCaggtttcttttgcttttccaaCTCCTTGAAAACTCTCCCCGAAAGACCTTGATAAATACAGTTTGGCCAGCCTGTGTCTACATTAACTAATACTCGGCAAATATTTAACCATACTCTACACAGCGTTGCTATGGTGATATGCCAAACACTGAACCACTAAATGAGCACGGGCTAAACAGTCACTTAGCAACTGTTGTGCAGCAGGTTTGTCAAGCTAATAAAGATGTCAGAAATATGATTAGCCTGAGCTGCTAATACCTTTGAGTTCAAGGAATGAATCCAGAACAGAAACTCAGGAAAGACTTGAGGACTCATGGTATTCTTATAGCAGAATAGGGAAAGTGAGTCAATGCTTTAAGTGAGAGGCCTGTGTTGACATTAGGAGTGGGGGAAAGTACCCTCCTCTCCAGACCTCTGGCACATTTATATGCGATACGGAGGCTTCTGTGTAAGATCATTAACAGGTGGGCTGCTTTTGGACCAGTTTTCAGGGTATGAGCTGCAGACTACTACATGTAAATATATTGGATAGACCTTCATCTTAATTTAAGAAGGACTTGAATTTTACATGTGTTGAAAGcaaatttccattttcacaaaatctataaatagatttaaataaatataaaagattttaatGTATTCCCAGAACTTATGTTAAGAAGATTCAACAAAATTAGTTACatgcaattctttttttttgcaatgcaaTGCTGAAGCTGTAGCTTCAACTGTGAAGTGTACACTTAAGTATAtcaattttcaataaattaaaatacgCATCCCATTGAGAACCATTAAATTAATTGCACATGTTAATACAAGCTTGtattaaagttacttttcattaagcccatatctatgcataaaaatgcataaatatattGATCTGATGGAATATTCTAtattaatgttgtgttttcatttgctatcatcaaaaacatgataattaacagaaataaaggcaacatcaacctgtttgtgtttcacttgGTGAATTGAGTGTTTTAATGAataaacctttcaaaataattttaactttccAAATATGACTAACTTTTCCATGTTATCTTTTTTGATTATTGCTATTTAATTTCCTTATAAGTCAATAAATTATtcttgaattgaactgaatgtgtttgtgctttcttgaatggaaacacattttaaccaaaTCAATTCTGAACTTTTGTGGCATATAATGCAGGTGTCTGCATTTAGCTGACAGCTGACAGACATACAGCTTTTGTTTCTCAACAGGCAGATGTCTGATTATTAATGACTGATGACTAATTTTAATCTCTCATTCTCAGTGGATTACTGGGTTATTTCCTGCTCATATATTATAGTAGTATTTAATGAGTGGGCTGTTTTTCTAGAACTCAATCATGTCATactcacatttatttaatgatcCAGTTTAAATAGTCTTTCCGATCAATACTTTACAGTACAGGGACTGTACTGTAATAGTGGTTTTACCTTTTAACTGGAAACATGCCAACAGAAACATATTACTATTCATGGTCATAAGTTTATCACAACCTTCAGCTGTCAGTTACAGTCAAAATCAGATATTTCCATAGTCTGTATAGAAAGAAACATGAGCAGATTTTCTTATCATAGTTTCTCTTATCTTTCTTATAATTAGAGAAAATATGTTATACTCATGGTTGggatttttccatattttatttttatgtcaaaggCTTTCCCTAATATTTGGAATGATTGCTTTTGAATCATATGACTTTAGTTTGCTGAACTTTTTCCCAAAAGACAAAGTACTGACTTTAGGCCACATCAATTCTTTGTGCCCTAGCATTGACTTTTGGCTGAAGCATTGAGTTGTTGCTTAAATAAGTGacattagatttgttttattcatgatGTCATGTCTTTTGTGAACCCCATTCAACCTGCAGCATTAGAGTCATACACCATAGCTGTATCACACTGATACTTCAAAGTTTAATTGATGTTATAGGTGAAAACCCAAGGGgaacaatgacagaaaaaaataaattactactACTGTAGAAATGTAGAGTGGGAAAGGGGCATATAAAACATAAGTcggcaaacattttgaaatgtaaacatcacaaatttctttgaaaaacatttctgaagaataataataatacggGAACAATGCAGTTCTTCAATTGTGGCCCATTGAAAATGTCATACCTTTCCATAAACAGGAGAAAGGTTACAGAGGTCACTTAGCATGTGATTAAAGTATGACCTGACAGGTTAAACTTGTTTCTTCAGCTTTTCCTTATAAGGCGTCATGGTGACAACAActcaaaagcaaaatgtaatgtaGTGTAGTAACatacaaaattatttgctaACAATGTAAATACATGGCAGGCTTTTAATGTACTGGCATAAGAGGATacagagcagcagaaggaaacttacagttttcttttttgttgcttttattgccAATAAATGATTTGAATCagtcacattttcatttgataaaatatattttcaaatgatgatttatatttttagggGAACAACACTCTTCTAACCAGCATGGCCGTATGGGAAAAAGTAATTACTCTCTTGTTATATCTCGCTTAGCCCAAATAATACCAGGCCAGTAGGATCAAGTTATGACTTTAATGGAACCATCACTAGGCAAGATGAAGTACGCTAAACATTACTAAATAAGCGACACACAATTCTCTGACTGGTGAAAATTCAGGAACAGATCAGCAAGATCAGTCACATCTATGAGCCTGTATGGAGGTTGTAGTCATTGGGACATCAGTAAACCACAGTTTACTGTTCTCTCCACCAATGGAGAGAACATGGAAGAGCGGTGAATTGTCTGGAGACGTCGGACTACCAAAATTATTCCAGGAACAAATTAACGCCTTTTCTAGGAaatcacaaaagaaagaagaatcaAATGTAAAGCACTGCTGGCCTCTCAGTTAGCATCAGTGTACATAACTTAACAGTGAAAAAGGGACTAGATACAAATCGCATACACTGAAGAAATCCAAGGTTCAAACCACTGCTGACCTAAAAGAACACAAAGGTGTTTGTTACACTTACTAAAACGATTTTTATAACCCCTGGACTCTTTATTATAAAGTTGGTAGTTcaacaatttattaaaacattaaagctaaaagaaaaatctatagcattttttaaaaatttattttacaagctCATAGACATTTTTGCCATGCTTCCTGTATCAGCTGCTAAAAGTGGTTTTGGAAAAATTTCTTCTGTGAGCAAAAAGGCAGTAATTATATTACTGAAACAGCTGCAACTGTAATCTTGGTTGATACCACACACAATTAATGTTGAGGTTTTCCAGTGTGTAACTCAAGAGTTGtttatctgactttttctcTGGCAGTGAGAAGTGGTGGTTTTCCATAAAGGAGAAAAACCCATAATCTGTGCACACGTTCCTCTGTTCTGAAAGTATAAAGTCACAACTAAATTAACCATTTCTGATCTGTGTTCCATGTAAAGTTTCACAAACTAATTATTTGTTCACTCTCAAGAACAAGcagacacaaaagaaaaaaattaaataactgatccttcatttgaataaaaccCCAAGTAGTGCGGtggaaaataattgttttcgTGTCTTTTGTACAGTAGGGAAGATACTAAAATTAAagatactaaaataaaaagacaaaaataatcgGCTTGTGTGAATGAATGTGCATTTGGCAATAGAACTCTagccaaagaaaaacacagtcaAGCACTTTTTGCAGGAGAAAATTATATGAGTTGAGTTACAATGCATGCAGTTGTCTGGCAACAAGGTATATTTAGAGTGTTTGAAAATATCTGGCAATAGCTCTGGGTAAAGTGTAATCTTATGTTTCAAATTCTGTGACTGGtgtcctgattttttttttttaatggagggGATTTCCCATTTGGTAAAGAGttgaatttgacattttcaatgACCAGAGCAAACTTGtggttcaggttttgttttatttaggaagagaaataaaaaaattaaaaatactttgaaactggaaaactgtgAGTTTCaaatttctgtgtttcaaaGTAATTTCTGATGAGtgcctgaaaaaaaatattcatagcgatgcaatgttttgttttgtttcaaccacaaacataacataacattgtatttttaaatgtttttatgtgatagactaacAAGACAgcagttgtgaagtggaagaaaaattacacatcattttaagatttttattttttttttacaaataaatgttatttggtTACATATTTATTAAGCTTCTCTTATTCTGGTACCAGCTAATAAAATCCAGctcaaaatgacaacaacaacaacaacaacaacaacaacaacaacaacaacaacaataataataacaacaacaacaacaacaacaacaacaacaacaacaacaacaataataataataataataataataataataataataataataacaataataataataataataataataataataataataataataataataataataataataataataataataataataataataataataataataataataataataaataacatgacCAATTTAGTAAAAACTGTGGAGTTTGTCCATGTGTAATTtcatctcagtataaatccagatgttctgtgaaggcctctgaGTTTGTAAGAagatatttgtgaaaaaacagcatcatgaaaaccaaagaaaacatggagaaagtTGTGGAAAGTTTGCAGCAGGACTAGGGTACAAATCAATATCccaaaatgacacaaagacaCAATATACTTAAGAATCTGTTGTAAGATCTGACAAGGGATTTCCATAGATGTTATCTATCCAATTGTCCTGTGTTTGACCTGATTTGCAAAGAAGGGAGGTCAATAATTTCAGACTCAAGGTGTGCTTTGTTAGCAGAGTCATACCTCCAAAACTGCAATTGTATCAAAAAGTGGTTCTGCAAGTAACTGATTCGGAGATGCTAAATACATATGGTCCCCGTAATTTTCCTGGGACTCCAAAGTGATGacatgtgaaaaggttcaaggcTTATGTTTAGGGCTTTTGTGTTCCTGAAGTGCTAACTCACATGGACCCtagcaaaacaaatgaacagttctGAACTTTATGTCAGAGAATATGCCTTTAAAACTCACCCATCCTGGTAAAACATTGAAAACGGGCAGAGTAAATGCTTTATCAGTAAGTTGTCGACCCAGCCCCCTTTTGTGAACGTTTGTGTATCAGCTGGGTGTTCTTCTGTGCTTCAAGGTCACTGGTGTGGACCCTTAGGGTGTTGTGTATGTTTGCTGCTACTGAGCACGTCATTTTGCTTCGAAAGCTTAACAGATGTTTCTAGCTGTCATTTTTCAAgcggtgcttttttttttctgtctcagcAGAAAGAGCTTTGGAGATTTCAAGATCAGAAATCATTGACTTGCTTCTTCTTCATGTTAAGTATCAGAGTTGAGCTGGatttatcaaaaaatatatgGATGAACGTATTTGATGGGAATGAAATAGACAAGACGGAGAAAGCTGAgaatacttttatttcttttcattgtaTTTCTACTC
Protein-coding regions in this window:
- the zgc:162730 gene encoding mRNA decay activator protein ZFP36, whose product is MSDMLDDILAKNFPNLALNEDPLFVQLKNPGQNRLNRSASFFSPSSHPASSCLSSSSEHVNDDDNGSSIWSSNIWSQALVSNKKQLSFRPDRSMSLTEPSSSLLPSIGHLKGLEPFPQSPATTVAPPPGFPPSSNLQAQVPPMLSSNRYKTELCRGYQESGTCKYGSKCQFAHGEAELRGMYRHPKYKTEPCRTFYNFGYCPYGSRCHFIHEEKISGGPLPSAKFQQQQNHSASGSHNPRHQLRQSVSFAGFMGPSRSSSPPSFSSLFNDPNLGFTRAPSVSPPPADLLSPVFGDSMQRETSAFQFGSHQTRTSTGDIPLILEPKPARCVCNHGNNYSNNKSRAFPNIVDQDGGLLYPGVGSTGGFTRPTGLQRFSSEDSLEDSYSSSSSSGTESPTFDGSATKRLTVFERLSLSD